DNA sequence from the Myxocyprinus asiaticus isolate MX2 ecotype Aquarium Trade chromosome 3, UBuf_Myxa_2, whole genome shotgun sequence genome:
TTTTCACCTCCAATAGGACGGCTACTCCTATGTTATCTTTGGTCATGACTCTATTAAGCATAACCTCAGAGCCCTCAGAGTTTGCCATGGCAACCTGATTGAACTCCACTGTGTGTTTCTGCACCAGagcaaatctaaaataaaaaagccaCAAAATAAACTTGATGTCATTATACTGAAATTGTTATATTTGTTTATGTGGTGTTGGGCATTTCACTTTAAACCCTCAAAGAAAACGAGGAGACACTTACTTCTcagttttgaaaaacacagcacagccGTCCACATGTTTCCTCTCCTGTTCTGACACAAGTTTGGCACGAGACTTTGGACAGAAAAAGCCATCATATCCACGCTCTTTCAATGTTTCCAGAAAGAAAGTGTAGTACTGCTCTGTTTCCACCTCCTGCACAGGCAGTTGGAGAATTAGCATTGGAACAAAGTGGAAAACACTGCAGGTTTCAAAGCACCATAcgcaaattaaaggaatagttcacccaaaaatgaaaattctctcatcatttactcacccatatgccgtCCCAGACGTGTatcactttcttctgctgaacacaaacaaggatttttagaaaaatatttctggtctctaggtccatacaatgcaaatgaatggtggccagaactaaatccatatcttcagaagcgatatgataggtgtgggtgagaaacagataagcATTTAAGtactattttttactataaatctccactttcactttcacatttttcttcttttgttattggtgattctaatTATTCCTGCATATagctacctactgggcagggaggagaatttatagtaaaaaaaaaaaaaaaaaggacttaaatattgatctgattctcacccaaacctatcatatcacttctgaaaatatggatttaaccattggagtcatatggattacttttatgctgcctttatatgctttttggaccttcaaagttctggccaccattcacatgcattgtatagaTCTATAGAgttgagatattgttctaaaaatcttcgtttttctttttttcagcagaagaaaaagtcacacactgggatgacatgagggtgagtaaaagatgagagaattttcgttttttggtgaactatccctttaagaggaaaTCATTACATCTCAGATTACTGAGTTTCAATGAATAGCAGCTGTATATTCTATTAAAGggctatttcacccaaaaaaagtcATCATATCCTCACCAACACGTTGTTCCAAAgcagtgtgactttctttcttctttggaacacaaaaggagatgtttggcagtatgttagtcattattcacttttattgcatctttttccatacaatgaaagtgaatggtgactgaggtggtcattctgcctaacattttcttttgtgttccatggaagtcataggggtttgaaaatacataagggtgagtaaatgatgacagaatatgtattgttgggtgaactatccccataAAAGGTGTTGATGCCCAAATGAGAAGTTACAGGCTAGAGAGGTAAGTCACAAGGTTGCTGATTGTAATCAATACTTTAAGGTTCTTTTGAAACAtctacaaaaacaacaacagcagcaaccTGCAGGCTGATGATGTCAGCGTCACAGTTAGTGATCTCTTCCATGATGCCTTTCTTCCTGTATTCCCAGTTAAGGGCCCAGGTGGGACAGTAGCCGTACAACTGCCTTGTTGCATACTTGTCACACAATACATTGTAGCACATAACTGTGAACACAGCTTGAGAAGAAAGAGATGTAATATTAGCTTTGTTGGTAAAATCAGGCTTATAACACCAGTGAAGTACTGGCGATTAGTACCTGTGGGCATCATTTGGTCTCGCTCCTTCAACGTGATCCAAGGTCTTTGGGGGAGTTGTTCTGGGTGGACTAATTTTAGGATGGGAAATAGTGGaagaaatgtaaatgaataacTTTGCGCTTTGTATTGACAGATCTGTGTTCATCTGTATCGTATTAACAAGCCAGTATGTACCCACGTCCGTTATTACCTGCTAGATTGTCAAGCATGTAATTCAATAACTTTCTTGTTCCATCAGGCTCCTGATAAAGGCTGAGTATATCCTGGGATAATGGATTACCTGGGAAAGAATAATCAGATCATAATGAAATTAAATATGCATGTTTGTCCTTTATGTATAATGTAACAtttgtctgagtaaaaaaaaaaaaaaaaagacttcaccTTTGAGACCGAGGGTTTGCAACTGAAACAGCCGACCAAGTTCATAAGGCAAAACTCGTAAACAATTGTTGTTCAAAAGCAATTCCCTGGAAGAAATgttgaaaaatttaaataaccAGTTTCCTTCACGAAACACATTTTTACCATGTAACAAGGTGTATGTTTAGGCTAATTGAATAAAATCTAAGCTTCACACAGGTCTTAACTACAGGGCTCCCACGCTGTTTGATCAATTAATTTCCATTGACTTTTCCAGTTTTTATTGATTACTGGATATTTAAAACTCATTTTGATTTTTagatttgctaatgaatcattcagactgatttgtaaACTGGTTTGACCTATTCATTGAAAATCACTGACTCAAGAGAATTACTCGCTTACAAATTGGACATCTCTTTGGCTTGCGAGGACATTTCACTCTACATAAGAGCAATTTTAGTCTACACAAGAACAGTATATAGCTGACAGAGCAGAACATAACTGGAACAAAGCATtttattcactacagaaattttcatgacttttcaagGTCTGGAAagaaattttaaaattccctgatatttgagGTTTTCAATaaccgtgggaaccctgtaacCACAAAAGTCTGCAGAGATTGATTAGTTTGTCTATCAGTGTTCCTCTTTAACTATCACTTACCTGAGAGTCACCATGTTGCCGAGTTCTGCTGGCAGGCTGCGCAGTTTGTTGGAGGACAGGTTCAGGTAGACAAGATGGGGTAGCTTCGCGATTTCAGGAGGAATCCGGCTAAGGTTGTTGTTATTGATGTGAAGAGCAGTCAAATGTGTCAGCGCCCATAGTGAACTGCTCAGGATTCTGACCCGCCCTGTCCCATGGAGGACATCAGAAACATAAACACAGAATAAACACTTTTTCACCAAatatcccagggaacacacatactgataaatgtataccttaaatgcactgtaagtcgctttagataCAGTACacaagcgtctgccaaatgcattattGTAGCctaaatttaaaggtgctgtaagcaattttagaattctgaagctttcacgtgactgaaccgttgaattagccacaccgcCTCATTCCAAAACCTCGCCTTCCGAAGAAAATTGAGACAAAAATCGTGTCAAACAGCAGTATTGTTTGTActttggctgtcaaattcaacagtggcacgatagagccctcaactgacaaatattatgaatcatagcctcaatgaacTATTTAAAATAGTCCTTTAaatgagaatgagcaaaatgattgacaggtgaaaagcgtcaatgtccgcagacacatttttgtttgttgtttacaaagtctacagctgtcacagagaccggtgagatatctcaggacacttatttcattaataaggaggaggaacatttttgcatatgtttccatgaaaaaattgcttacagaacCTTTAAGATGGAAACAAAACTTTGTAATCAAGCAATTTGGGAAGCTTTATGTTACTACACCTCAACAAAGAAATACTTCTGACAAAAGCATCAATTAATGTCTGTCACATAGAAACTATTGCACAAAATCATCAGATTCACTTGGatgatttattaattaattgctCTCATGTCAAGGTTCCTTCATGGATTGATGGATGGTGCACCATTCATTATTGAATGGAGCATGCCAGTTCAATTCCATTTCAATTCCAGAATTTCGATAGAATTTGAATTGAGATAGCAAAAAGGATGCAGAACTGCAATTCAAATATGAATTTGAggaagtagaattcaaatggattGAAATTTGTTCATctgtttttaagtttattttaaagaatatatttGATAACATATTATCATATGCATAACAAATGGGtatatttccagaaacattacacTATAAAaaacgttgttttttttttaaatatatatatcaagTAATCAGTGCTGAAAAACATGAAagattcactttatttttttttatttttattttttgtggcaacTTTCATTAATGCATAGCAGGGAGTTGGATTAATGCGTGGATTAATGTTCAGACTGGTCTACACAAAATTTTGAGTCCCATTTACCCTCTTCCCAGGATGCACTGGGGCAAGAAAAATATGGTTGCATTGTCTGGCCATTTGCTTGTTGTTCTGCGATGTCAGGATGAGTGTGTTTCTCTAATAACATTTTCAGTTTGTTGATTGTTACCCTTGTCATGTTTAACATACCAAGTGTCGAGTTCTCTGTGtgccattttaaaaatactttatatgttttttttctcataagTGTTCATGTGATGAGTAAAGATGTGATATTATTGTTTTAAGACAGTAAGCACCCCATATTTAACAGTTTAAAACCATGTAAATAAAGGAAGCCATTTTCATAGGACTAAGTCGGCAGAGTTTAGGAAATCTTAATAAAGTAAgtatttcttaaatatgtaaattgAATATGCAATATGCACATCTAATTTGTAAAAGTCATGGCAGGTTGACATTTTAAGTTCAGTATATTTAATCAGTTAAAAGCAATGCAAACTTAATTTCTTTAAGTTCTACAAACACATCACTTTTTACactataaataatgaataataaatataataaaatgtaatcatgTTTAAAATGCCACTTATAGAAATTtgtattacattcatttcactatatttaatacattttcattttatggatcATTGTGGAACACTTTATTTAGAGCAGTGCTGATTTTCTTAatatattaaacaataaatagattcacattttgaatttatttttatgaagctatctgaaaacaatgtgatggaccatttctggggctgtacagcaaaaacaaaacCTTTTGATGGCTatgttcatttaattatttatttttagaaagaaatTTCATGgctataaattaaaaatatatatttctacatATTAGGGAATAGATAGGCATACTTGGTCAAAAATGATAATGTAATTATTTGTTACAAAATGTgtcttggactaatgaaattgtgtagtgtgattgtgttgaatttctttaaaGTGGAATTCAGTAAATTTCACTTTCTATCATTCCAATTCCAATTCTAACTGATGAATTGAAAGGGAGGTTCATTCTGAAATTCTAAATTTTGCACAACCCtaatggatagatggataaattatttcagttaacgataatacaaattaaacatgGTATACTGTATGGCACATTTAcaaaaatatgttcattttttaAGTTGAAGAATAAAGAAAATTTTCATAATGTTACAACAGAATCTACTGACTGACTGGAATAGCATTACTAACCAGAAATCTCTAACTCGGTCCAGTGCGACTTCTTCCCACTGGCCGCCTCCTCAGCTGACATGATGGTATATAATCTGCGCAGGTCTGGAGGATCATATTTTTCTTTTGGCATGCCTCTTAATCTGAAAATGTATGCAGAAAATGAATGATTACAGCACCAGACAGTAGagataaataaaagataaatatcTGTATGAATAATTATAAACTCAAAAGTAACTTGAAAGTCTGATCTTTGAGTCAAATTGCAGTCTGTAATTGTGGGGGTCAGTTTGGGAAAGCCGCAAGAATAACTCCCAGACCGCCTTTAGAGCAAGATGACATTATGTAAACATTATGTAAATCATACAATAAACAAACAAGCTTTTGCTTGTGGTGACCTCCTCATTTCATGCACCCTCTGAAAATAACTTAGTGTACTGACAACAGTTGATTGTAAagatggcaaagaagttgtatttaaaataaagctaattttaaatgaaaacaatatgcATCTACTGAGTGGAAAGGCTGCAAATGATCCGCATATTAGATAGTTTCTAAAATGCAGGACAGCTTGAGAGAGATCCTGAGTGCTTACTGAGAGCAGACAGCTGATGTTTACACACTGATATATTGAACTGTTTGAGTAGCGGATACCTCTCATGACAAGCCAAAACATCATTGTACTTAAAGAGTTTAACTTTGAGAGACACCCCAGACATTTCTTATTAAACTATCTTAAATTATCAGATGCAAAAAGACACATAACATGCACCCAGCATGCTATTAATAGGTAAAGCCATGGCAGAGCTTTTTTGCCTTGTATAGAAAGAACACGCGCTGCACTGTCGCAGCTGTTACATACATAAATGCAGACTGCCAAAGTGGACAACAGAAAGCTGTCTGGGCGGCGGTATCAAGCATAACATATTACTTTTTGCATTATAGCTTGTCATGCAATATGCAAATGAACGCAGGATTATAATAATGACAGCTGAGGGGTTACGTAACCTGTTTTTTGATGTTTCAAAGTAACTTTTATGACTGGtaaaaacatactaaaacaaAGTTCTGAACTGATCATCGAATCGTAGTTGCACTTGCTTTTAATATCccctttatttaatttatataactacAGCAACCGCAGCAGCGAGACCTTCAACAACGAAGTACAGTCAGTTGTCAACAACGAATTACTCTAGTGGACAAATAACGGGGCTTGTTCAGTGTAAGGCATATTCTTCTTCTTAAAATGTCAGTGAATGCAAACAAAAGTTATGATCTAGGCCTGGATTATTTAGATAAGTTTTGTTGGTGAGCGAgccgacaacaacaacaacatggagCAGATCTGGCCATGCAACCAGTTCAGTTCAGAGGTTCCTCGTATAACCAAATAAGGTCATCTATTAATCAGCAGACAAAATTTTGcttatatagatttaaccactggccaGTTAACAGCGCACACTCTCTTTAACTGATCCTCTAGTCTAGAAGTAGAGAGCTGGAGGCACCAGACTCATGTGACACCGATCATCTACAAGAACGCAGTAACAACACGTAGGAATGCAGTAAATATGCAGGAGGCTCTTACCTGCATTCGGGAGGCGGGAGAGGAACTGTTGGTGTGAGATGATCAGACTGTGACCGATCCTCATCCTGAGAGTCGGCCAGAAGGAAGACGACACTCAGCGCTTCCGCTCCAGTCGACAGACCCCTTTCAAACACTCAGCTACTGAGAGCTTTACTTTAGGGGGAAAATATTGTGCTCTTTTAATAAAACGATGTATAGAACACGGTTTCAATAAGATAAGAGTCTCTTTCACGAGAATAACTTTTTCCTGCAACTGTGTTTTACTTTAAACGTGCAACTTTTCTGTAAATAAGCCAGTGTGGTTGTATTATACGAAAtaaataggtaaaaaaaaaaaaaaaggtaaatagtTGCTATGTTTTTCtaatagtttttcttttttcatttgacTAATTAAATAACTAAGCTAAAATAAGATGATTgtgaaaaggaaaacaaaacataaacaaatgatttaaaatacttttttgtacataacatttttgtttatacATTCGTGTACAATCATTTTAGACTCAAGCAATACATGTTTTTGGGTGGGAAAGcatagattattttattttatctatcaggtaggagagagcgtaactactagcgtgttacgacagtaagtcaccgtttgcggataccatgcaaatgaatggtgagagccgtaaactgacgcctacctgtcgcaaaattgtacgtgtcttctcttataaaacagcaattttatcgtagtaaactccacacaaagTTCATTCCAAAactattgtttagtgtaaaacaagattagcggacaggcggtgaattcattaagtgatgagctgtttcctcacaaaagcagttattCTGCAACTGAAACATCTCTTCTCTAGGCATCCATTAAAAAACGGCCTCTATTCTGTTCGCCtgccaccttattttgcaacgcggaAGTAAGCAGCGGTTGCATTTCCGGCGAATGTGTAAAAGTTCTGCTGTTATTGACCGCAATGCAAATAaatagaaggataataataccagaatttagtgatataggtttataaactatcacacaaccacaggatgtacagcagaatgatggCCTAATGTCTGATAATTTTCTAACTAaagcatttattgtaaaaaagtaagtaaatcattcacttgttgctgtgtgttgttggattaaagagacggtaataaaatctgcttctttaccGAGATCGTAACgatgcagtgtttcttgtctccatgtatacctccattcatatgtacctgtataacctccgatgatgccttcatttatttccaaaggcgatgtttcataagccatgctgaatgttgatctgcgtgtctgtttactatacaccgctaagaaagagagaatgctctctgacaagaacggagtgtaaaatgcatttattaatttgctAAATTGTAACTTAcctatagctggtgcaaccgggccctgatctctcattcattctgcctgtgcaacagtatgtgataaaatgatggcaaaatgcgataaacggtaaaactatatgtggtcaaaaccaatgagtttatgaaaatcataattaatgataaaaatatGACGAcatatattgccattatattttcacattctaaaggttgtagtaagctgCTATTGGACAGACTAAAGAGGAAATTATTACAGTAGCCCAATGCCTTATCATATGAGtgcagtaatcaattattttagggggaaaaaaagaaaaagaaatcataaaaattcaacaaaatgatattttcacattccaaaggttgtattAAACTGCTATTGGACAGACTGACATACTACAGATTAAATTATGATGAGAAAAAGATGAGAAACAGTTCATGCTTCCTGTACCACAGGCTCAATGGTAGATGAGGCATTATAAATTCTGATCGAAGCAGACAGGAAAGATCTCAGGTATCACTTCCTAGAGCAATGTGCTCTAAGAAACGCTGTTGTGCAGAGGATGCTGTAACAACCTCTTATCTGCCACTGACTCCAGTTAATTTGAAAGTCCAGTTGTACGGTTGTTTTTCCTCATCATGTTCTTCACACTTTCTGAGTCATCTGCTCTGATGTACTGTTGCCTCCTGTGCCTGGCTTATAATCAGACTCAGGTTGTCCTTTTTTCCCTTCAAAATCCACCACCAGCACTTTTATGTTTGTGATTTTCAGCTACTTTTGGTTCACACTAAAACACTAGACAAAGTAATCTATCTACCTCCTTTTTGTTTTCAGAGTCAGATCCATTTTCAAACATACACCTTGTTGaagaataatattaatacaagAACTTAATACAAGAGCTTActcttcaatacaacaaataTGTGTTGTTGTATGAGTAGTATCTCTGTAACTGGTTATTTCACaggacatttaattttatttaaagtaagatttcacataaaagttattttactgtGATAATAAATCAGCAATATgacatgttaattaatgtttgtATACATTAACTTAACTTGTGATTGAAATGATTGAATTTATCATGTTAATACTGTCATAAATTGTTTCAGAAATTCTCTACTTTTCCCTTAATAAAACTGGCAAAATTTCTATACTAACATAGTTTAtcacaattattataattgtattacTACTTTAAgacaattttatattaattttaggtCTTCTTCAAAGAATGTGTGGGACCAGTTTGGTGTTGTATGTAGTTTTGTTAGAGTAAATAACATAATAAATTGTTACAAATTAATGTTATTTGAGTGACATTAAGGTGGTTATTTAATAAATACAATGGCTGTTTAAATAGGTGGTTGTTTCAGTTAGGACCACTTTCATCAAGTGTATAACTTTATTGACAGCTGAAGCAATCTGTTGGATGTATGGTTCTGTTCTTGGCCCTTCCTGTccatccatgcagccatgcatTGTCTGTGTGGGGAGAGCAACCCCTCTGTCTCCACCCCCTGGGAtaacagaacagatccagcaTAATTACATTACAACATGGTTTCATTTGCATTTatgta
Encoded proteins:
- the LOC127429540 gene encoding CCR4-NOT transcription complex subunit 6-like isoform X1, which produces MPKEKYDPPDLRRLYTIMSAEEAASGKKSHWTELEISGRVRILSSSLWALTHLTALHINNNNLSRIPPEIAKLPHLVYLNLSSNKLRSLPAELGNMVTLRELLLNNNCLRVLPYELGRLFQLQTLGLKGNPLSQDILSLYQEPDGTRKLLNYMLDNLAVHPEQLPQRPWITLKERDQMMPTAVFTVMCYNVLCDKYATRQLYGYCPTWALNWEYRKKGIMEEITNCDADIISLQEVETEQYYTFFLETLKERGYDGFFCPKSRAKLVSEQERKHVDGCAVFFKTEKFALVQKHTVEFNQVAMANSEGSEVMLNRVMTKDNIGVAVLLEVKKDLFASGLKQPPEKQLLLVANAHMHWDPEYSDVKLIQTMMLLSELKSIAEKASGSISSASPTSDTSFIPIVLCADLNSLPDSGVVEYLSNGGVSENHKDFKELRYSDCLTNFSCNSKNVKPDGSITHSFQLKSAYEGNLMPYTNYTYDFKGVIDYIFFSKTHMSILGVLGPLESQWLKDNSITGCPHPHIPSDHFSLLAQLEYHPPLPSLNGLHLPVHSTACESKTLTE
- the LOC127429540 gene encoding CCR4-NOT transcription complex subunit 6-like isoform X2, translating into MPKEKYDPPDLRRLYTIMSAEEAASGKKSHWTELEISGRVRILSSSLWALTHLTALHINNNNLSRIPPEIAKLPHLVYLNLSSNKLRSLPAELGNMVTLRELLLNNNCLRVLPYELGRLFQLQTLGLKGNPLSQDILSLYQEPDGTRKLLNYMLDNLAVHPEQLPQRPWITLKERDQMMPTAVFTVMCYNVLCDKYATRQLYGYCPTWALNWEYRKKGIMEEITNCDADIISLQEVETEQYYTFFLETLKERGYDGFFCPKSRAKLVSEQERKHVDGCAVFFKTEKFALVQKHTVEFNQVAMANSEGSEVMLNRVMTKDNIGVAVLLEVKKDLFASGLKQPPEKQLLLVANAHMHWDPEYSDVKLIQTMMLLSELKSIAEKASGSISSASPTSDTSFIPIVLCADLNSLPDSVLPVKARRLQNEPAAPASQHPSIHSSISSLHWRDILSLLKLHLSTYNILMKKRCGLPVLFQKNAKSSKYLL